The Mugil cephalus isolate CIBA_MC_2020 chromosome 8, CIBA_Mcephalus_1.1, whole genome shotgun sequence genome segment CTGCGTCCAGTCAGGGTTGTTCACAGGTGGGCAGCTGCTGCCAATCCGTCTGCCTCCCTTCACTAAACCTCCACTCAGCATTAAGGCCACTGACACAGTTGTGGTGATGACTGAAGGAGAGTTGAGCTGGATTAGAGTGGGGGAGACAAAGGCATGGAAACTTGCTAAACCAGAGGAAATCAATGAAATTGTGCGGTCACTTGACCCACAACTGAGTCAGATGTCTACTGGAGAAATAGTAGGGGTAGTCTTTGGGGTGATAGGTATGATGCTGCTGATCGTAGTGGCAGTAGTGCTggtgaaaaggaggaggaggctgcctAACTTAGCAACAACAAGCCTATGAGGAAATACGTAATGAGGCTGAGAAGGAGGCAGAGCAATCCGAGGCTtgaggaaaagaagaacatCTGTTTTTTCTAAAGCTTGGCATCCTTAGACCGGTTAATCAGGTGTAACAgactttgtttttaacttttcttgACATCAGAAGAGATGTGTCTGGTATGCTTCATATGGGATACTACtttgatttatattttcacattatattttgcattttgaagaAAGAATTTGAAGTGATTTGTCCATAATGAACCAACTCTGCCCTCGTGAGGCCAAGATGCACAATACCATGTAGTACATAATGCTTTATATCCAGTGTATTGAACTTTGCAGGCTTTGTATGACTTCACTTATGAgcatatcaataaaaacacctGAATATATAGTTTGTTTGTGCTTCactaaaaaatttttttttactaaaattaaaaagaaaaaacccttAGAATAATTACTTTTGTATTTATACTCATGTCTCTGGTCACAAAACTACTAGATAAAACTCCTATAAATACCAAGGTCAACagatactaaaaaaaaacaacaaccagcctTGTCAGGTCTACGTTGTGCTTGTGAGTTTTTGTGGTAAACTTATGTGGACATACGATGCACATTTAGCGGCAACACGAACCAAAGTACACActgtttctccctccctctctctctacatatatataacggcctggattaaaaaacaaatctctctctgtgtcatcTTGTAGAGCGTGCAGAAAGACACTTTTTATCTTCCTCAGCCTTACTGAGAAAACCACCAACATTCCACCCACATCAGGCCATGGACAAGCTGACCTCATGGTTTTGGTAAGGTTATCAGCACACAGACAGGCCAGCTCAGACAATATGTAGaccaaagaacaacaacaaaagcataGATTCagtcaaacagacacacaccaatAAACTGTACGCGCACGTGCATGTACATACACATCTCCAGCCATTTCCCGTAAAGAGTGCTCAGCCTGATGTTCATCTTCTCTCTTGTGGCGACACAAAAATCTCCCTCCCCCACacatgcacgtgcacacacacatatatagggCAGTGACGGATTCACAGAACTGGGTCTTGAAACGTAAAAACAAACCCACTCATGCTGAGGAAATTGTTAAAGCCTTgggggacagagagaaaaggcagggagagagagagagaggggaagagggagagagcagcGGATTCAGTAGGAAACTCCCTCCTTAGTGCTTTTCAAAAGGCAAAGGACGGACTAAAAGAGTGCACCCAGCGAGCTTTAAGCACAGCCTGCCAGCAAAGCCGAAGATTTAATATCCGCAGGATCAGGACTTCAGTCGGTTTGCAGCAGTTTACAGTGAGCTGTGCCATCGATGGGGATAGTAAAGAGGAGGAGTTAAAAATCAAGGTAGGTATTTTAGTTGGAAAAGAAAAGTGCTACTTTGACAACTCATAAAAGAaggcagagacacaaacaaaaggaCACATCCAGTGCGAGGTAAGAGTGCATTTCTCTTGTGGTGCATGTTTTTAGCACTGACATGGCATCTGTATCAAAGAGCATTAGAGGCTCATGTGCAGTTGTCACTTGTCACAATTGAACTTTGTAAAGGCAAATAAAGCTACTTTTTTCTTACCTTGTAACACAAGTCCTTACAGTTGCTCCCATGCAGGGAGTGTTTAGTGGTCAGATGTCCTCATACAAAGTGGTGATTTAGTTCTAAATTTAACCGTTTTCCCATACTCACTGTGTCCTGTTACATTTAGGTAACCATGCAAGTAGGAGGAGACCAATGGGGACATTTCATCCTGTTTATATTGGCTTTGCCAGTAATATTGgtggtccacagagtccaggcCTGTCGGACTGGCTCAGGTTCAGAGTGTGAGAAAGCTTCTTTTGTCCCTGGCCACAACCTGGCAGGGGAGGGTTTTGATGTGGTGCGGATGCGTCGAACAGGAGCATACGTCATCAACGTTAAAGCTCATCTGGCCGACAACCACACGTGTACACTGTGTCCCAACCGCTTCCAACAAGGACAGGTGAAAACTATTTGACCTGCTGcatgatgttgatgtttttttcatagTATCTTCCTGTCGTCTTAAGTCCATTCTCTGGTtcctttcaaaccatctgttttTAGTTCCTCCCTGTATTATTCCTCACTTCCCTCAACTATTTTCTTCCTTCACCTGCATCCCAACGAACTTCCTGCCTTTCCTCTCCGACTCAGGTTCAGAGGCTTCCTGCAGCGGTGCTCGACTGGCGTCCCTTCAGCCGCTGCAGCAAGCAGATATCCAGTGCCCTCCACCACTCTGTGGACTCTCTGCTGCGCAGCTCCAGCTCGATGGTTAACAACAACTGGAATTTGGGTTTGAGCCTCAATGATATTGGCAAGGCAGTGCTGGGAGGAAGTCGCTCCGATTTGGCGAAGTTTGCTCGTTCGCAGCACAGCGTGGACAAAGCCACTTTTGCCATTCATGAAATCAGCTGCACCTACTACAGGTAAAGGAGTGCGGGGTTGGTAAAATTTCATGCAGTTTGTTGACTATGAAACCAGTAATGGAATTATGCTGTTGTAAGGTTAAATACAAAATCAAAGGTATGCTCTCGCCATGAGATAAATGGCCTGCCACGTAGTGCTGcaacatgaaaacagaagaaagaaagtggtAGCATAACTCAGTTATCTTACCAGGCTTTCTTGATAATGCACATACAATGTATGCATTTAAGGGAGAAATAACTACATGTGTCACAGTGTCATATTGGAAACAGGCCAACAATAGAAAAATCAACTTTTAAAAACTAACATTACAAAAACGGGCTGCAAGACATTTTAGCACCAAAAAGTTCAATGGATTAAAATGAGAGCTCACAGTGACAGCAGCTGTCTTTGttataaaaaaagtcaaattaaattgTCGTGTTATGGTTGAACTCTGCatgccttttgtttttgcagctaCAGGCTGGCGGATCATCCCCAGCTGAGTGCAGAGTTCACAAAGCATCTAAAGAGACTCCCACAGACTTTAAATACAAGCCAGGAAAGGGCCTTATACAGACGACTGATAGACACCTACGGAACACATTATATCCACCAGGTCAGAGAAACTATTATACTCTGTTTTATACCGTAGTTCATATGCTCCTATATCTACATCTTCCATCTTCTGTTCCGGTTTGATAGGTCCAGCTTGGTGGTAAGGTGAGGCGAATCACTGCCTTCAGGACCTGTCTGGCCACACTGAAGGGCTTCACAGAGACCGAGATCAAAAACTGCCTGAACGTTGAACTCCGCATGGCTCTGGGTTTCGTTCCTGGCAACGCATCGTTCTCCAATAAGTGTGACAAACTCCTTAAGGGCAATATGAGCATGGGCTTTTACCAAGGCTTCATGACCCATAAGATTGAAGTCATTGGGGGGGAGAGGTACTTCCCTGACATCGTCTACCAGCAGGACCCACTTGAAGCGTACCAGAGCTGGATGAACAGCCTCCATGACAACCCCGACGTCGTCTCCTATGCCATCTTCCCGCTGCATAATTTGGTAGACGACCCTCAGATCAGTGCTAATCTGAGAAGCATGGTCACGGAGTACATTACAGAGAACCAGCTGAAGGAGGACCAGTTTGGATTCAAAAACTGCTCCCCGACTCCCAACCTGGACAATAACTGCTGCCCTTtgagagctggaagaggaacTCTCAGTCTGAAGATCCACAGAGCTGCAGGACTGAGGGCGGACACCTTCACCAAAACGGACGCCTACGTGAAGATCTTCTACAACGGCATATACGAGGAGACTGACACGGTGATGGATGACAATGACCCAGTGTGGAACGCCACTTATGGCTTTGGCTCAGTGGAACTGGGTCAAGAGTTGAGGTTTGAAGTCTGGGACAGGGATGTGTTTTATAACGACGTAGCAGGGATATGCGTGGTCATTCCTGAGAGAGGGACTCATTCTCTTAGCTGCCAGCTGCACAAAGGAGTTCTCTATTTCACCTACACCATCAAATGTGATCCCCATTTGACAGGGTTCAGGTGTGGACGATACTCGCCCAATGCTGAATAGTTCATTAGTTCGCGGAAAGTTAGTGTAGATGTTGAGATGGTCTTGATGTATATTGATCTCTCGGGGAGGTCTCATCCCGTTTGCAGTGCAGGCATACATAATTTACAGACCAACAACCTTATACTATACCttatactactatactacttTAGAGGACCGTGCACCTGGCAGTGGTACCAGAAGCACAGAATAGCAATAAATCACTCCTGCTCCATTTTGGATTTGATTATTTCCCACATTCCTGTAACCCTGTATGGCCCACAAAATGATGACCAATCACAATATTACCTGAACATCAGTGTTAACAATATTGTTATGAATTAATACCCGAATAAGAGTGAAATATCGGAAAGCAGCCTCAGATGGCACGTTAACCACGTACTTTGGCGAACGTTTCAAACGCCAGTTGTTTCCTATGTAAATGTTGCATATTAACCAACATGTGTCAGAATCCTTGTGCATTCATCCTTCattgtaaaataaagaaactgtaATTTGGGTTGCTGTCATTTTCAGTTCAAAACACCCCTGAGTTCTTTTAAGCCTTGTGTAATGACGTACATTGAAAATTAATTGATTTAGATCGTTTAGGCATCTTTTATACGAACGTTTAGTAACTTTAGAATAATTTATGTCATTGATTTACAAATGTGACCTGTAACAAATGTATATAACTATGGACAATCCTGTCAAACCCAGAAAAGCCTGctgacacaaaaatataaaaaataaattaaagaaattaaaagatcATCAAGTAGCACCTCTTTCTTTTTGGATCACTACAGGCACCACGCAAATGTTTATTCCAATATTTATTATTCAATTTAAACAGGAACCTAAAAAACATACAAAGGACTTAGTGAAGGCTTTTACAGGTCAATTAACACTTGTACACTTACAACACATTAGCCACTCATACAGTACATGAATTCAGCAGCTGCTTCCTTAAATCCTCTCTGTCTGCCACAGCTCAATGTTTAAacgaataaaaacaacaaagaaactaATTAGGCACTGGATTTTAAAGacgtttcattttcattttttaattaattttaattcaatttttttttttcaaatttatgTAGTATTTGTATGCTGAATGCACTGGTGTTCATACAGATACGCACATACAAACAACCATGCGTTTTCAGTTCATAATAATGCCAATGTCATTCAGCCAGCCATTCGCTGAAAAACGTCCTTGAATTTGAtgaaactaaacacacaaacttctTGAACATCAACAGAGAACCCAGATACATGGCTGACTTTGTGATGAAactacttttaaacttttaaaagagGTTTAAACGAAAATGGTAACAGAGGAATTCGAACAGCATCAGTGTATTTGCATTTGCCGCTCTTGAAATGTTGCTAATTGGCTGCAGCAGCTAGAAAAGTTTTATATaaatagagttttttttcttctttttgagtGCCAAAAAACTCTGAGATGTAACAGTGTCTGGAATGAAAGCTCTATTCTCCATGGTCCACACCTTTCACATAAGCATATTAGAATTTGAAATATCCATGAAAGAGTGGCATTAAGTATTGTTTTCCTCACCAGCATACAGTACTGTTGTCAGAATGGAAATAATCTAAAATTAATTACATGTTATATTAAGTCAAATTCCACCTTTACTCCTTAAAAACAAGTTTGACGGTGTGCTGTAAACATGCTGCTTTACCACATGATAGCCCTGAACCTCCAACGCTCTTTCAAGTTTCTACAGCTTCTTACATAACATGTGGAGTGCATAATATTGAAACGTTTTGTTAAGCCTTTATAAACTGGTCTCGTAGTCAAAGTAAGAGCCAAACTGCGTAAAAAATTGTGTTTCAGGCACAGCTACTATTGTACACagtaaatcagatttttttttttttttgtcccatgGGGGTACAGGGTTTCCAGTAGTTATCCAGCATGGACACCAAAGTGTGTTCAGTCAGAGTACTCAAGTCTGCCCAGAATCGTGTGAACGTCACAGAAAATGTCTCGGTAAAGTTTCCAGTTTCGTGTGTTTTAACATCACAGTCCCAGTGACGCTTTGAGCAAAGACGCCATATCTTCAGGAATGGTCCCCTCAGCATCTGGAGAACATATgatgctttatttttcatttcaccagAATGTGTATGTGAATGGAAACAATGTTTACCCAGATGTAGCGAACCAACTTGCTGAAACATGCAACAGTTTTCTACCGTTAGATTTATTAAGTACAGTTTTACCCTATgcaccttctcctcttcttggTATCTAATATAATTCATAACTTTCCCAAAAGTATCTTGTACtgttttattgctatttttttttttacacataacaTCAACTGTATATCTAAAAGTAAAGCAATGTatacatgaaaatatttttttttctttcttttttttggcattttagtCCTAAAATGGCCATGTTGCCATTAGGCTGactaacaaaataaatccaataaGTATAAATACACTCGTGGAGTTGTTCCAGCCTCCGTCTTTATGGTTGATTTTGTACAATACACAGGGCTGGTTGTAAAGTGGTAAAAAGCCCTTAATgtgctgcacacatgcacaaagaatATTCTTAAAACCTAATAATACTAATATCAGCATATCCCAACACGTCTCAACTCGATTATATTACATAAATTCACTGTGCTATTAACAAAAGCAGATAAATAAGAATCATTTATTGCTGTACTTTGTgtctaaaaaactaaacacgCTTCTGAAATAACTCATCGCTGCACTTGGCTTCATAGTCATTTTGATTATTTCTAATTTTATGTGAAGTTCTatctttttaatgcatttatttattagggCAACGTTGTGCGAATTCAATATGGATGCAAACACATCTCCTTACCTTCTGCAACGGTGGTCATGTCCTGCTCCAGCTTTAGTTTCTTGTTGCCC includes the following:
- the prf1.5 gene encoding perforin 1.5 isoform X2, producing the protein MQVGGDQWGHFILFILALPVILVVHRVQACRTGSGSECEKASFVPGHNLAGEGFDVVRMRRTGAYVINVKAHLADNHTCTLCPNRFQQGQVQRLPAAVLDWRPFSRCSKQISSALHHSVDSLLRSSSSMVNNNWNLGLSLNDIGKAVLGGSRSDLAKFARSQHSVDKATFAIHEISCTYYSYRLADHPQLSAEFTKHLKRLPQTLNTSQERALYRRLIDTYGTHYIHQVQLGGKVRRITAFRTCLATLKGFTETEIKNCLNVELRMALGFVPGNASFSNKCDKLLKGNMSMGFYQGFMTHKIEVIGGERYFPDIVYQQDPLEAYQSWMNSLHDNPDVVSYAIFPLHNLVDDPQISANLRSMVTEYITENQLKEDQFGFKNCSPTPNLDNNCCPLRAGRGTLSLKIHRAAGLRADTFTKTDAYVKIFYNGIYEETDTVMDDNDPVWNATYGFGSVELGQELRFEVWDRDVFYNDVAGICVVIPERGTHSLSCQLHKGVLYFTYTIKCDPHLTGFRCGRYSPNAE
- the prf1.5 gene encoding perforin 1.5 isoform X1; protein product: MLRKLLKPWGTERKGREREREGKRERAADSVGNSLLSAFQKAKDGLKECTQRALSTACQQSRRFNIRRIRTSVGLQQFTVSCAIDGDSKEEELKIKVTMQVGGDQWGHFILFILALPVILVVHRVQACRTGSGSECEKASFVPGHNLAGEGFDVVRMRRTGAYVINVKAHLADNHTCTLCPNRFQQGQVQRLPAAVLDWRPFSRCSKQISSALHHSVDSLLRSSSSMVNNNWNLGLSLNDIGKAVLGGSRSDLAKFARSQHSVDKATFAIHEISCTYYSYRLADHPQLSAEFTKHLKRLPQTLNTSQERALYRRLIDTYGTHYIHQVQLGGKVRRITAFRTCLATLKGFTETEIKNCLNVELRMALGFVPGNASFSNKCDKLLKGNMSMGFYQGFMTHKIEVIGGERYFPDIVYQQDPLEAYQSWMNSLHDNPDVVSYAIFPLHNLVDDPQISANLRSMVTEYITENQLKEDQFGFKNCSPTPNLDNNCCPLRAGRGTLSLKIHRAAGLRADTFTKTDAYVKIFYNGIYEETDTVMDDNDPVWNATYGFGSVELGQELRFEVWDRDVFYNDVAGICVVIPERGTHSLSCQLHKGVLYFTYTIKCDPHLTGFRCGRYSPNAE